The Vibrio bathopelagicus genomic sequence GTCTCTTAATAAATAATATTTAAACAGTAGAGCGAAATTGTAGCATGGATAAGAAGTGTCGAGCGACTGCCCAGAGGCACTTCTCATCCGAATAGCAGCAATTTGTCTGCGTATTCTTTTATCTATTTGATTAGGCCTTCGCTTTTCAAGCTAACGCGAAGTTGTTCAGCTCGTTTTCGGTTTACACCAAAATCAGAATGACCAGTACGAGATTCAGAGCGAACAATCAGTTTTCCATCGACTGTTTTTAGCTCTAAATCATCGACAAAACGCATGATGCGTGAGGTGCATTCAACACGTAGGTAGTCTTCCGTTTTATTAGCAGTTTTTGCGCCTGGTAAGGTAAGAGCAACTTGTTCAATTTGATCGAGAGTTACAGACTCTGAGAGGTCAAACTCTGCTAGAGCATGTTGTTCACGGTTATCTTGAGTTGAGACACAGTTGGGTTTATCACCACAAGGCGATGAGGTTCTGTCTTTCATGTCCGTGATTCCTTGGCTGCAAGCGGTTAGAGTTAAAAGAGATAGAGAGAGGAGAGCGGCTTTTTTCATCGTGATTCCAATGGTGTTGTTTTCGTTGTTATTATAGTTCTCGATATTGGTTCTTTTGCGATTGTTCTACTTATTTGTCGTTAGGCTTGTGATCAAACGTATCGAATTGAAAAAAGGATCCATGCTTGGATCCTTTTTTTATAGTAACGAACTGAGTAATAAGGGAAACCTTATATTAGGGCGTGTTGACCTTTCGTGGTTAAATTTTGTTCGAGATAAAAGCGTTTTAATCGCGGCGAGGGGGAAGTAGCCTAGTCACTCTAAGCAAATCTCCCTCAACAAAGAGTAAAACGCTTTTTGCGGGGGCGCCCAGCTCGAACCCTTCGGGCAGCGTTTACTGGTCATTTCTACTACGTTATCGGCTTCTCATGTAGGCTAGCTACACATCGACGCCTCTGCCTTGTATAAATACCCAGCAACTCGCTGCAAAAGTCAGCTCGAAAGATCAACACGCCCTAGTCACACTTCTAGGTAGTCCAAGATCCCTTCTGCGGCTTTACGGCCTTCATCGATAGCGGTTACCACTAAGTCAGATCCTCGAACGGCATCACCACCGGCAAATATCTTGCTGTTGGTGGTTTGGTATTGAAACTCTTGTTTGCCGGGAGCTTTGATACGGCCCCATTGGTCGAGTTCAACACCAAATGGTTCTAACCATTCCATAGCGTGGGGCTGAAAACCAAATGCCATGATTACGGCATCAGCCTCAAGAACATGCTCACTGCCTTCAACTGGTTCTGGACGACGACGTCCTGCATCATCAGGTTCACCCAAGGCTGTTTTCACCACTTTGACGCCGGTAACGTGACCTGATGAGTCGGTTTCCAGTGCTAATGGTTGAAGGTTGAACATGAACTTCACGCCTTCTTCTTTCGCATTTTTCACTTCGCGACGAGAGCCTGGCATGTTCGCTTCATCTCGGCGATAAGCACAAACAACATTAGCTGCGTGTTGACGAATCGAAGTTCGGACACAGTCCATCGCGGTATCACCACCACCAAGCACGACCACTTTTTTGCCTTTCATGTCGATGAATGGTGTTGGGTTATCCAGTTCCATGACCTTGTAGGTATTGGAAACAAGGAATGGTAGCGCATCATAAACACCCGGTGCTTCTTCATTGTCTAACCCTGCTCGCATGTTTTTATAGGTACCGACACCTAAGAAAACGGCATCATAGTCATCGACCAGTTGTTGCAGTTGAACGTCTTTACCGACTTCGGTATTCATCTTAAATTCGACACCCATTCCACTAAAGATACGGCGTCGGTTTTCCATGATGCCTTTCTCGAGTTTGAATGATGGGATACCAAACGTCAGAAGGCCACCGATCTCTGGATAGCGGTCAAATACCACGGCCTTTACACCATTTCGAACTAAGATATCAGCAGCTGCAAGACCTGCTGGACCTGCGCCGATGATGGCGACTTTTTTGTCGGTCCATTCAACGTGAGACATGTCTGGCTTCCAGCCCATCTCAAACGCTTTGTCGTTAATGTACTTTTCAATATTGCCTATCGTTACTGCGCCGAAATCTTCATTGAGGGTACAAGACCCTTCACACAAACGGTCTTGAGGACAAACTCGGCCGCAAACCTCAGGCAAGCTGTTGGTTTGGTGGGACAGTTCAGCCGCCTCGATAATGCGCCCTTCATTGGCAAGCTTGAGCCATTGAGGGATGTAGTTATGGACTGGACACTTCCACTCACAGTAAGGGTTACCACAGTCTAAACAGCGGTCAGCTTGCGCCTTGGCTTGTTGTTTAGTAAAAGGTTCGTAGATCTCTACAAACTCAATTTTACGAATCTTGATTGGTTTCTTCGCTGGATCTACGCGATTCACATCAATAAATTGGTATACATTCTGGCTCATTATTGGCTCCTTCCAATTATTGCGCTTGAACACGAAGTTCAGCAGAGCTTCGGCTTTGGTGGCCGAGCAAGGTGTTAAGATCCGCCGTCTTCGGCTTCACTAGGTAGAACTTCGGAATCCATTCATCAAAGTTCGCCAGAATCGCTTCAGCGTGTACTGAGCCTGTCTCTTCTAAGTGCTCTGCAATCAAACCGCGTAGGTGTTCTTGGTGGATAAATAGCTCAGACAGAGAAAGTGCTTCGACCGATTCGTTGTTTACGCGACCTTGGAAGTCTTCATTCTTATCCATGACATAAGCAAAACCACCCGTCATACCGGCACCGAAGTTCACTCCGGTTGCGCCAAGAATAGCCACAATACCGCCTGTCATATACTCACAAGCGTTATCACCCGCGCCTTCAATCACTGCGACGGTTCCTGAGTTACGCACGCCAAATCGTTCACCTGCGGTGCCTGCTGCAAATAATTTGCCTCCGGTAGCGCCATACAAGCAGGTATTGCCGATGATGGTCGCTTCGTTACAAACAAATGCAGTGCCTTGGTGAGGTTTGATTACTACTTTGCCGCCCGCCATGCCTTTGCCGACATAGTCATTGGCATCGCCAGTCAGATACAGCTCGACGCCACCGGCGTTCCAAACCGCAAATGATTGGCCTGCCGTACCATCGAGGTGCAACTTAATTGGTGAGCCCGCCATGCCTTGGTTACCGTAGCGTTTGGCAATTTCGCCAGAGATACGAGCGCCAATTGAGCGATCGGTGTTGATTACGTTGTAGTAGAGGTTGGTGGATTGACGTTTCTCAATCGCATCGAGTGCGTCATCAAGGATTTGTTGGTTGAGCTGAGCCTTATCAAATGGTGCGTTTGGCTCGGTCCAAAACAGCGGGTGACCTTCTGGAGACACAGGAGCTTCGAGTATTGAAGATAGATCGAGTTTACTCTGTTTCGCAGTAAGGCCTTGAACTGCTTCAAGTAGATCTGTACGACCAATCAGGTCTGTAAGTTTTTCTACGCCAAGTTCTGCAAGGTACTGGCGAACTTCATCGGCTAGGCCAGTAAAGTAGTTCACTACCATGTCTGGGAGGCCTTTGAAGTATTCACGACGTAGCGTTTCATCTTGAGTCGCAACCCCCGTTGCACAGTTGTTTAGGTGGCAAATTCGTAAGAACTTACAACCCATTGCGACCATTGGTGCAGTACCAAAACCAAAGCTTTCAGCGCCTAGAATCGCGCCTTTAATCACGTCGAGGCCGGTTTTTAAACCACCATCGACCTGTAGGCGGATCTTATGACGAAGCCCGTTGGCGACTAATGCTTGTTGAGTTTCAGCTAAGCCAAGTTCCCAAGGACAGCCTGCGTATTTCACCGAGGTCAGTGGGCTTGCCGCGGTACCACCGTCGTAACCAGAAATAGTAATCAAGTCGGCATAGGCTTTTGCTACACCTGTGGCAATGGTTCCTACACCAGGTTCAGATACTAACTTCACTGAAACCAAGGCTTTAGGGTTTACTTGTTTAAGGTCGAAAATCAGCTGTGCCAGATCCTCGATAGAGTAGATATCGTGATGTGGAGGAGGGGAGATCAGTGTTACGCCTTGAACTGAGTATCTCAGCTTAGCGATTTCTGCTGTGACTTTATGACCTGGCAGTTGACCACCTTCGCCGGGTTTCGCCCCTTGTGCAACTTTGATTTGTAGAACATCCGCATTGGTTAAGTAATGTGGCGTTACACCAAAACGGCCTGACGCAATCTGTTTGATGCGTGAGTTACGGTCGGTACCAAAACGTCGTGGATCTTCACCGCCTTCACCAGAGTTAGAATAGCCACCTAAGCGGTTCATCGCCATGGCCAGCGCTTCATGAGCTTCTGGACTTAGAGCACCAATCGACATCGCTGCCGAGTCGAATCGCTTAAAGAGATCGCTATTTGGCTCTACTTGTTCTAATGGCAGAGGTTGTTCGGCTTTTTTGAGGCTCATTAAGTCGCGCAGCATAGCTGCAGGACGAGCATTAACTTGCTTGGCAAAAGATTGGTAGTCGGATGTTTCGCCTGTTTTTACGGCTGTTTGTAAGGTACTGACCACGTCTGGGTTGTAGGCGTGGTATTCGCCGCCATGTACGTATTTGAGTAAGCCACCATGTTCCAGTGGTTTACGTTTAGTCCATGCCTTACGCGATAAGTTATAGATATCTTGCTGGAAATCGCTAAAACTAGCGCCTTGGATGCGAGTAGTTACGCCACGGAAGCACAAATCAACAACATCGGTATGTAAACCTACCGCTTCAAATAATTGCGAGCAACGATAAGAAGCAATCGTCGAGATACCCATCTTCGACATGATCTTATAAAGACCTTTGTTGATGCCGTTTTGGTAATTTTGTAATGCAGTGCGATAGTCTTTATCTAATGAACCATCGTCCAACATTTTGCCCAGAGCTTCATAAGCGAGATACGGGTAAACCGCGGTAGCACCGAAGCCAAGCAGTACTGCAAATTGGTGTGGGTCACGTGCGGTTGCTGTTTCAACTACTATGTTGGCATCACAACGTAGGTTGGTGTCTGCAAGTCGAGTTTGCACCGCACCGACCGCCATGGCTGCTGGTACTGGGATCTTACCTTTCTCTAAACCTTTGTCTGAAAGCACAACTAAAACGGCGCCGTCACGTACTTCTTGAACTGCACGATCACACAAGTCGTTGATGGCTTGTTCGAGATCTTTTTCTGCTGGGTCATAGTGCATGCTAAGAATCGCATGGCCATAATGCTTTTGATTTAATTGCAGAAGTTGCTGCATATCAGAATAAAGCAGAACGGGTGAATCAAAAGTCACACGGTAAGCATGCCCATCGGTTTCACAGAACACATTCATCTCTTGGCCGATACTGGTTGCCAGAGACATAACGTGTTTTTCACGCAAAGGGTCAATCGGTGGATTGGTTACTTGAGCAAACTTCTGACGGAAATAGTCGGTAATGAGGCGCTCTTTCGAAGACAGTACAGCCATAGGCGTATCGTCGCCCATAGAACCGACGGCTTCTTGTCCCATGTCACCGAGTACACGCAGTACTTGGTCTGACTCTTCGTTGCTCATCGCAAACTGTTTTTGATAGGTCTTTAGGGTGTCGTCATCAAAATTACGCTTACCTACTTGGTCATCTGCTAGTGCGGAAAACGGTGTTAATTTGTGAACGTTCTTATCCATCCACTGTTTATATGGGTGACGGCTTTTAAGATCATTGTCGATCTCGTTTGATTGCCATAGCTTACCGCGACGAGTATCAATAACAAGCAATTCACCAGGGCCGACGCGTCCTTTCTCTGCCACTTCGTCTGGCGCATAGTTCCAGATACCAACTTCGGATGCCAAGGTGATCAAGTTATCTTTAGTGATCACATAACGAGCAGGGCGTAAGCCGTTTCTGTCTAGGTTACACGCAGCATAACGACCATCTGAAAGTACGATACCCGCAGGGCCATCCCATGGTTCCATATGTTTGGAGTTGAAATCGTAAAAGGCACGAAGATCAGGATCCATGTCTGGGTGGTTTTGCCAAGCGGGCGGTACAAGCATACGCATCGCTCGGAACACATCCATACCACCGGCAAGGAATAGGTCGAGCATGTTGTCTAAGCTTGAGGAGTCAGATCCTGTCTCATTCACAAAAGGTGCGGCTGTTTGTAAGTCTGGCAGCAACGGTGAAGAGAATTTATAGGCACGAGCCTTGGCCCACTGACGGTTGCCTTCAATGGTATTGATCTCACCATTGTGCGCCAAGTAGCGAAATGGTTGAGCTAGTGGCCAGCGAGGTTGCGTGTTGGTTGAAAAGCGCTGGTGGAACAGACATATGGCTGATTCCATACGTAAGTCAGCAAGATCGAGGTAAAATCGCGGAAGATCGGCGGGCATACACAAGCCTTTGTAGACCATTACTTGAGTTGACAGGCTACAAATATAAAAATCTTTGTCTTCGGTGATCTGCTTTTCAATTCTACGACGAGCGATATAAAGGCGTCGTTCAATATCACGTTCACGCCAACCTGCGGGAGCCGAGATAAACACTTGTTGAATATTGGGAACAGAATCTTTGGCGATTGGGCCTAAAACATCGGTGTTGGTTGGCACGACACGCCAGCCAGCTATGGTTAAAGTCTCTTGAGCGAGCTCTTTATTGACGATGTCTTGCGCTGATTGCGCTTTGATTGGATCTTGGCTGAAGAAAATCATGCCGACAGCATATTGCTTGCCGAGCTTGAAGTTATTCTCTTCAGCAATAATTCTGAGATAAGAGTCGGGCTTCTGTAGCAATAAGCCACAGCCATCTCCTGTTTTACCATCCGCGGCGATACCACCACGGTGTGTCATGCGATCGAGGGCTGAAATAGCAGTTCGTACCAACTTATGACTAGGTTGGCCTTCCATTTGCGCTATTAAACCAAATCCACAGTTGTCTTTTTCAAGACTAGGATCATATAGAGCCATTGCAATTCTCCCTTTTGCTTCGCTGTCATCCAGACAGTAAATGACTAACTATTCATGTACTTGTTATTTTTTTTGAACTTATAGTTTGTTTTTAGCTAGCTAAAACGTTATTGGTTGTGTTAACAAAACCGATTGGTTTTATTTTCATCAGCTTTACAACGTATAGCTAATTGTGTTTAAGGTCAAGTTCATGGTTAATTATCATGTGTAAACGCGATTAGCCACGTAATAATCTAAAATAGTCGATGAAGATCAATGAGATATAAAAGCTAGATGTTAACGGGATTTAACATATATAGCAGGGGTGATTGAGAAAGAGTTAAAGGCCAGATAGAAAAAAGGCTAGCATCGAGTGCTAGCCAAATATAAAAGTTAGGAAGGGTGTTGCTTTTTCCCTAGGCCAACGTCAACGACGTTAGCCCGAGAAATATTATGCGGAAAGCATGAGTGAATCAGCTTTCGCTTCTAAGTTTGAGTTACCCATTAAGAAGTCATCAATGGCAATTGCACATTCACGACCTTCATTGATACAACGTACAACTAGAGACTGGCCAGTACGCATGTCACCAGCAGCGAAAACGCCTTTCTGGTTCGTCGCATAACCTTCAGAGGCCACGTTGCCGCGCTCATCAAGTTTAATGTCTAGCTGAGCCAGTACACCTGTTGGTTCAGGGTGTAAGAAGCCCATTGCTAAGAATGCCATGTCACAAGGGATAACACGTTCAGAGTTTGCTACTTCATCAAAACCTGGACGTTCACCTGGTTTCGCATCTTGCCAAACGATGTCAGCAATGCGAAGTCCGGTTACATTACCGCTATCGTCAGAGATGAACTCTTTAGTCAGGATGTTCCAATGACGTTCACAACCTTCTTCGTGAGAAGTGGTGGTCTTCATGATCATTGGGTATTGAGGCCAAGGCATATTGGCAGGGCGCTTCTCTGGTGGGATCGGCATGATCTCAACCTGAGTAATGCTTGCTGCTTTATGACGGTTTGATGTGCCCACACAGTCAGAACCTGTATCACCACCACCGATAACCACAATGTGCTTATCTTTAGCGTGAAGCTCTTCTGTTTTAAGGTCTAAGTCGTTGGCACGGCGGTTGTTTTGACCAAGGAATTCCATGGCAAAGTGAACGCCTTTCAGCTCACGACCTGGGATTGGTAAATCGCGTGGAACCGTAGAACCACCCGTTAGCAATACCACATCAAATTCTTGGCGTAGCTGTTGAGCATTAACATCAACACCGATGTGTTGGTTCACTTTAAACTCAACGCCAGCTTCAGCCATTAGGTTGATCTTACGATCAATCACGTCCATACCAAGTTTGAAATCTGGGATACCGAAACGCAGTAGGCCACCCACTTTCTCGTCACGTTCAAATACCGTCACAGAGTGACCTGCACTGTTTAGTTGCTCAGCAGCGGCTAGACCTGCAGGGCCTGAACCGATCACGGCTACTGTTTTTCCTGTACGAGAGCGAGGTACTTTAGGCTTTGCGTACCCTTCACGGTACGCAGTTTCTACAATTGTTTTCTCGATATTACAGATAGTGATTGGGTCTTGGTTGATACCAAGAACACAAGCGCTTTCACAAGGAGCAGGACACACACGACCTGTAAATTCAGGGAAGTTGTTGGTAGAGCTTAGAATGTTCCAAGCTTCTTCCCAGCTGTCACGGTAAACCGCATCATTGAATTCTGGGATGATGTTACCAATCGGACAACCGCTGTGACAGAAAGGTACGCCACAGTCCATACAACGAGAGGCTTGAGTATTGATCTTTTCACCAAACTCTTCGTTAAGTATGAACTCTTTATTGTCTTCAATTCGAACTGACGGGTCGAGCTTCTTTGGAAGCTCACGACCGTGTTCTAAAAATCCAGTAGGCTTACCCATTATACTGCCTCCACTTCTTCCGTTTGTGCCTGTTGTGCTTCAGCTTTACGCTTTTTAAGAACCGCTTTGTAGTCACGTGGCATGACTTTAATCAGTGATGCAACACTTGCTTCAAAGTTGTCTAGGAAAGACTGAGCAACTTCACTTCCTGTGAATTCAACATGCTTAGTTAGCATATCTAGTAGAAGATCTTTATCTTCTTGTTCAATTGGATCTAGGTCGACAAGTTCTGCGTTGAGCTTGGTTTCGAAGTCGCCTGCTTTATCCCAAACATAAGCGACACCGCCACTCATACCTGCAGCAAAGTTACGGCCTGTTGAACCAAGGATAATTGCCGCGCCACCTGTCATGTATTCACAACCGTGGTCACCAACACCTTCAACAACAACCTTTGCACCAGAGTTACGAACACAGAAACGTTCGCCAGCCATACCGCGAATGAAAGATTCACCTGAGGTTGCACCGTAGAAACATACGTTACCAACCACGATGTTATCTTCCGCAACGATAGTAGATTTCGCATCTGGGTACAGTACCAAAGTACCGCCAGACAGACCTTTACCCCAGTAATCGTTCGCGTCACCTTCTACTTCGAACTTCACGCCTTTAGCAAGGAATGCACCGAACGATTGACCTGCACTACCGTGGAACTTAACGTTCATTGGCTGTGGTAAACCTTGGTCTTTGTAAACCTTCGAGATTTCGTTCGACAGCATCGTGCCTGCTGAACGGTCCGTGTTGATAATAGGGAACTGAGCGGTAACCGCTTCGCCTTTCTCAAGCGCTGGGATTGCAGCCTGAATCAATTTACGGTCTAGAACGTCTTCAAGATTATGATTTTGTTTTGTCTGGTTGTAGATACCATCTTCAGCACGAGCCTGCTCAATGTGCAGTACCGGTGTTAGATCTAGGTTCTTGTATTTCCAGTGACCGATGTCATCACGAACTTTAAGTTTGTGTGATTGACCAACCATTTCGTCGATAGAACGGAAGCCAAGTTCAGCCATTACTTCACGTAAGCCTTCAGCCATGTATTGGAAGAACGTTACTACGTCTTCTACACGGCCGTCGAAACGCTCACGAAGAGTTTTGTTCTGTGTTGCGATACCAACAGGACATGTATTCTTGTGACACTTACGCATCATGATACAGCCTTCAACAACTAGAGCGGCGGTTGCTACGCCCCATTCTTCAGCGCCAAGTAGCGTTGCGACTGCAAGGTCACGTGGTGTTTTCATCTGACCATCAGACTGAACAACGATACGGTTACGTAGGCCGTTTTTCAGTAGTGTTTGGTGAGTTTCTGCTAGACCCAGTTCCCAAGGCAGACCTGTGTGACGGATAGAAGACATCGGAGATGCACCCGTACCACCATCAAAACCTGCGATAAGTACTACGTCAGCTTTCGCTTTCGCTACACCTGATGCAATCGTACCTACGCCAGCTTCCGATACTAGTTTCACGTTGACACGGCCATTACGGTTCGCGTTTTTCAGATCGTAGATCAGCTGAGCCAAATCTTCGATTGAGTAGATATCATGGTGTGGTGGTGGAGAGATAAGACCTACGCCCGGAGTCGAGTGACGTGTTGCACCGATCCAATCATCAACCTTATCACCTGGTAGCTGACCACCTTCGCCAGGTTTCGCACCTTGAGCCATTTTGATTTGCAGCTCATCAGCGTTAGATAGGTAGTAAGACGTTACACCAAAGCGACCGGAAGCCACCTGTTTGATTGCTGAACGCTCCCAGTCACCGTTTTCTTTACGCTCGAAACGTGCTGGATCTTCACCACCTTCACCTGAGTTTGATTTTGCGCCAATGCGGTTCATTGCAACAGCCAGTGTTGAGTGAGCCTCATGTGAGATTGAACCAAAACTCATAGCACCCGTTGCGAAACGCTTAAGGATTTTCTCGATAGGTTCTACTTCCGCTAGAGGAATAGAGCCTGCTGGGTTCTTAATGAAATCAAGTTGGCTACGTAGTGTCGCTGCGTTGTCGCCTTGAGCATCAACGGCGTTCGCGTACTTTTTGAATTGACCGTAATCTTTGTTACGCGTCGATTCTTGAAGTAGAGAAATCGTTTCTGGGTTGAATAAGTGCTTCTCACCACGTTGTTTCCACTGGTAAACACCACCAACATCAAGAATCTGTGCTGGGATTTCACGAGCAGGATAACCAACACGGTGACGTACTAGGACTTCGCGTGCGATATCATCGATCGTTAGACCTTGGATACGAGAAACCGTCCCTGTGAAGTATTTTTCAACCACTGATTTGCTGATACCAAGAGCTTCAAAGATTTGAGCGCCGTGGTAAGACTGCAGCGTAGAGATACCCATCTTCGAGAAGATCTTCAGTAGACCGCCGTTAACACCTTTACGGTAGTTATCGAATAACTCACGTGGGTGAACGTTTGGATCTAGCTTCTTAGTACGTTGCAGTTCAACAATCGTTTCGATAACTAGGTATGGGTTAACTGCGTTTGCACCGTAACCGATTAAGGTTGCGAAGTGGTGCGTTTCGCGCGCGTCACCCGTTTCAACCACGATGTCACACTTAGCACGTAAACCTTTACGGATTAGGTGGTGGTGAACAGCGCCAACCGCCAGCATTGCTGGGATAGCTGCGTGGTTTGAGTTAACCGCACGGTCA encodes the following:
- a CDS encoding DUF1499 domain-containing protein, with amino-acid sequence MKKAALLSLSLLTLTACSQGITDMKDRTSSPCGDKPNCVSTQDNREQHALAEFDLSESVTLDQIEQVALTLPGAKTANKTEDYLRVECTSRIMRFVDDLELKTVDGKLIVRSESRTGHSDFGVNRKRAEQLRVSLKSEGLIK
- a CDS encoding FAD-dependent oxidoreductase, giving the protein MSQNVYQFIDVNRVDPAKKPIKIRKIEFVEIYEPFTKQQAKAQADRCLDCGNPYCEWKCPVHNYIPQWLKLANEGRIIEAAELSHQTNSLPEVCGRVCPQDRLCEGSCTLNEDFGAVTIGNIEKYINDKAFEMGWKPDMSHVEWTDKKVAIIGAGPAGLAAADILVRNGVKAVVFDRYPEIGGLLTFGIPSFKLEKGIMENRRRIFSGMGVEFKMNTEVGKDVQLQQLVDDYDAVFLGVGTYKNMRAGLDNEEAPGVYDALPFLVSNTYKVMELDNPTPFIDMKGKKVVVLGGGDTAMDCVRTSIRQHAANVVCAYRRDEANMPGSRREVKNAKEEGVKFMFNLQPLALETDSSGHVTGVKVVKTALGEPDDAGRRRPEPVEGSEHVLEADAVIMAFGFQPHAMEWLEPFGVELDQWGRIKAPGKQEFQYQTTNSKIFAGGDAVRGSDLVVTAIDEGRKAAEGILDYLEV
- the gltB gene encoding glutamate synthase large subunit; amino-acid sequence: MALYDPSLEKDNCGFGLIAQMEGQPSHKLVRTAISALDRMTHRGGIAADGKTGDGCGLLLQKPDSYLRIIAEENNFKLGKQYAVGMIFFSQDPIKAQSAQDIVNKELAQETLTIAGWRVVPTNTDVLGPIAKDSVPNIQQVFISAPAGWRERDIERRLYIARRRIEKQITEDKDFYICSLSTQVMVYKGLCMPADLPRFYLDLADLRMESAICLFHQRFSTNTQPRWPLAQPFRYLAHNGEINTIEGNRQWAKARAYKFSSPLLPDLQTAAPFVNETGSDSSSLDNMLDLFLAGGMDVFRAMRMLVPPAWQNHPDMDPDLRAFYDFNSKHMEPWDGPAGIVLSDGRYAACNLDRNGLRPARYVITKDNLITLASEVGIWNYAPDEVAEKGRVGPGELLVIDTRRGKLWQSNEIDNDLKSRHPYKQWMDKNVHKLTPFSALADDQVGKRNFDDDTLKTYQKQFAMSNEESDQVLRVLGDMGQEAVGSMGDDTPMAVLSSKERLITDYFRQKFAQVTNPPIDPLREKHVMSLATSIGQEMNVFCETDGHAYRVTFDSPVLLYSDMQQLLQLNQKHYGHAILSMHYDPAEKDLEQAINDLCDRAVQEVRDGAVLVVLSDKGLEKGKIPVPAAMAVGAVQTRLADTNLRCDANIVVETATARDPHQFAVLLGFGATAVYPYLAYEALGKMLDDGSLDKDYRTALQNYQNGINKGLYKIMSKMGISTIASYRCSQLFEAVGLHTDVVDLCFRGVTTRIQGASFSDFQQDIYNLSRKAWTKRKPLEHGGLLKYVHGGEYHAYNPDVVSTLQTAVKTGETSDYQSFAKQVNARPAAMLRDLMSLKKAEQPLPLEQVEPNSDLFKRFDSAAMSIGALSPEAHEALAMAMNRLGGYSNSGEGGEDPRRFGTDRNSRIKQIASGRFGVTPHYLTNADVLQIKVAQGAKPGEGGQLPGHKVTAEIAKLRYSVQGVTLISPPPHHDIYSIEDLAQLIFDLKQVNPKALVSVKLVSEPGVGTIATGVAKAYADLITISGYDGGTAASPLTSVKYAGCPWELGLAETQQALVANGLRHKIRLQVDGGLKTGLDVIKGAILGAESFGFGTAPMVAMGCKFLRICHLNNCATGVATQDETLRREYFKGLPDMVVNYFTGLADEVRQYLAELGVEKLTDLIGRTDLLEAVQGLTAKQSKLDLSSILEAPVSPEGHPLFWTEPNAPFDKAQLNQQILDDALDAIEKRQSTNLYYNVINTDRSIGARISGEIAKRYGNQGMAGSPIKLHLDGTAGQSFAVWNAGGVELYLTGDANDYVGKGMAGGKVVIKPHQGTAFVCNEATIIGNTCLYGATGGKLFAAGTAGERFGVRNSGTVAVIEGAGDNACEYMTGGIVAILGATGVNFGAGMTGGFAYVMDKNEDFQGRVNNESVEALSLSELFIHQEHLRGLIAEHLEETGSVHAEAILANFDEWIPKFYLVKPKTADLNTLLGHQSRSSAELRVQAQ
- a CDS encoding glutamate synthase subunit beta, which translates into the protein MGKPTGFLEHGRELPKKLDPSVRIEDNKEFILNEEFGEKINTQASRCMDCGVPFCHSGCPIGNIIPEFNDAVYRDSWEEAWNILSSTNNFPEFTGRVCPAPCESACVLGINQDPITICNIEKTIVETAYREGYAKPKVPRSRTGKTVAVIGSGPAGLAAAEQLNSAGHSVTVFERDEKVGGLLRFGIPDFKLGMDVIDRKINLMAEAGVEFKVNQHIGVDVNAQQLRQEFDVVLLTGGSTVPRDLPIPGRELKGVHFAMEFLGQNNRRANDLDLKTEELHAKDKHIVVIGGGDTGSDCVGTSNRHKAASITQVEIMPIPPEKRPANMPWPQYPMIMKTTTSHEEGCERHWNILTKEFISDDSGNVTGLRIADIVWQDAKPGERPGFDEVANSERVIPCDMAFLAMGFLHPEPTGVLAQLDIKLDERGNVASEGYATNQKGVFAAGDMRTGQSLVVRCINEGRECAIAIDDFLMGNSNLEAKADSLMLSA
- the gltB gene encoding glutamate synthase large subunit; translation: MVDQEQNSQGLYTPELEHDACGIGFVAHLKNRKSHDVVTQALDMLARMEHRGGQGCDPCSGDGAGILLQKPHEFLLEEAVKLGIKLPSFEKYGVGVVLFPKDEYKRAQCRDILERNAQRLELEVIGYRELPTDNSMIGADPLSTEPQFEHVFISGGPGTTPEELERKLYVLRNYTVRVCLESVSNIGDDFYINSMSYKTLVYKGQLTTEQVPQYFLDLQNPTMVTALALVHSRFSTNTFPRWRLAQPFRYIAHNGEINTVRGNLNWMKAREAILESDLFTQAEIDMLLPICQEGSSDSSNFDMALELLVLSGRTLPHALMMMIPEAWQENKNMDPTRRAFYQYHANVMEPWDGPASVCFTDGVQVGATLDRNGLRPSRYTVTKDDFLVMASESGVVEIAPENVEYRGRLQPGRIFVADLEQGRIISDEEVKDGIAKSQPYEKWVEENLLSLKKLPDASNEFNQPSPEKLLHKQQSFGVSSEEVNEIILPLAKTGYEPLSAMGADWPLAILSHQSQHLSNYFKQLFAQVTNPPIDPIRERMVMSLNTYLGKDQNLLAETPEHCQKVELESPVLSNSELEKLRAIDNEHLQSKTLDIVFQANGDQGKLERALKRICQYAEDAVIDGYSIILLTDRAVNSNHAAIPAMLAVGAVHHHLIRKGLRAKCDIVVETGDARETHHFATLIGYGANAVNPYLVIETIVELQRTKKLDPNVHPRELFDNYRKGVNGGLLKIFSKMGISTLQSYHGAQIFEALGISKSVVEKYFTGTVSRIQGLTIDDIAREVLVRHRVGYPAREIPAQILDVGGVYQWKQRGEKHLFNPETISLLQESTRNKDYGQFKKYANAVDAQGDNAATLRSQLDFIKNPAGSIPLAEVEPIEKILKRFATGAMSFGSISHEAHSTLAVAMNRIGAKSNSGEGGEDPARFERKENGDWERSAIKQVASGRFGVTSYYLSNADELQIKMAQGAKPGEGGQLPGDKVDDWIGATRHSTPGVGLISPPPHHDIYSIEDLAQLIYDLKNANRNGRVNVKLVSEAGVGTIASGVAKAKADVVLIAGFDGGTGASPMSSIRHTGLPWELGLAETHQTLLKNGLRNRIVVQSDGQMKTPRDLAVATLLGAEEWGVATAALVVEGCIMMRKCHKNTCPVGIATQNKTLRERFDGRVEDVVTFFQYMAEGLREVMAELGFRSIDEMVGQSHKLKVRDDIGHWKYKNLDLTPVLHIEQARAEDGIYNQTKQNHNLEDVLDRKLIQAAIPALEKGEAVTAQFPIINTDRSAGTMLSNEISKVYKDQGLPQPMNVKFHGSAGQSFGAFLAKGVKFEVEGDANDYWGKGLSGGTLVLYPDAKSTIVAEDNIVVGNVCFYGATSGESFIRGMAGERFCVRNSGAKVVVEGVGDHGCEYMTGGAAIILGSTGRNFAAGMSGGVAYVWDKAGDFETKLNAELVDLDPIEQEDKDLLLDMLTKHVEFTGSEVAQSFLDNFEASVASLIKVMPRDYKAVLKKRKAEAQQAQTEEVEAV